The following nucleotide sequence is from Phycisphaera sp..
ATGACGGTCCCGTCGTAGATCCCAATGGGAGGTCGATCCCTGTGAAGCTATTGTCTGCTTGCGAACCTCTACTGCTCTACATGTGCGGTCTGAATCGATCGGTCCGTAAGGGGGCAATGTTCGACGCGTCCGCGGTTCGCGCCGAGGTGCTCGGCAAGCTTGCCGAAGCCCGAGCGAAGTGCGCTTCGGATCCGGCCTTGTCGCGTCGCTTCGACCGGGTAGAGCTCGCGCTGATCTACTTCGTTGACTTCATGGTCAAGGAGAGCAGCCTGCCGTGGGCCCAGGAATGGAAAGAGATCGCCCACGATCGCGGCAAGATGGCCGGTGACGAGGAGTTCTTTGACTTGGTTGAAGAAGCCCTGGGCGAGACTGGGGCGGACGTGGCGCAAGAACTCGAGGTGTATTACGTTTGCCTTGGATTAGGCTTTTCTGGGCTCTACATGGGACAACCCGAAAAGGTGCGCGCGAAGATGGCCGAGCTCCGCGTCAGATTGCCCGATCGCTCGAACCTATCGGTCGATGAGCAACTCTGCCCGCCGGCCTACCAGCATACGGATTCGAGCGACCTGATCCAGCCTCCTGGAAGGCTCCTGGTGATGATTGGCCTCGTCCTGGTGGGCCTGATCGTCGTCCTCTTTGGCGCGAACACGTACTTGTATCAGTCGTCGGCGAGTTCGCTCGTCGATACGTTCCGTGACATTTCGGGAGCGGGCACGGCGATGGAGGATGGGCAATGAGTCTGGCCAAGATCGCCGAACTTCCGATGGCGGCCAAGCTTGCGCTAGTGGGCGTCGTTCTCGCCGTCGTCCTTGTTGCCGCGTTCCTGCTTGGTGGCTTGGGAGTGATGCTGATCTTCCTGGCCGGCTTCGTGTTCATCGCGCTGCTGCTGGTGGGCTACCGCTTAGTGCTGGCGCGCATTGATAGCAAGAAGTCCAACCCGTTCCTTGTGGGGCTGGCCGCCAACAGCGGTACGACACCCCAGGGCATTAGCGATCCATCTCGCCGAGCGCGGTTGGACGATCTCAATCGTTCGTTTGGCGCCGGGCTCGAGCGGTTCAAGGCGGCGGGCAAAGATTTGTATGCCCTGCCGTGGTACATGGTCGTGGGCGAGCCTGGTTCGGGGAAGACCGAGGCCATACGGCACAGCAACATTGGATTCCCGCCCGGTATGCAGGACGAGTTGCAGGGTTCGGGTGGCACGCTGAACATGAACTGGTGGTTCGCCAACCAAGCCGTGTTGCTGGACACCGCGGGCCGCCTGATGTTCGAGGAAGTCCATGCTGGCGAGACGAGCGAGTGGCAGGAGTTCCTCAAGCTGCTCCGTGCAAACCGTGCAAACTGCCCGATTAATGGCATGTTCCTGATCCTGCCGGTCGACAGCCTGATTAAGGACACGGCCGAGGAACTGGAGGGCAAGGCCCGGCGCATCGCGACCCAGCTCGATTCGATCCAGCGGGTCTTGGGCGTGCGGTTCCCGGTATTCGTACTCGTCACCAAGTGTGATCTGCTCAACGGGTTCCGAGAGACGTTCGAGGACCTTTCCGATCCTCGCCAGCAGCACCAGATGCTTGGGTGGTCGAATCCGGCTCCACTCGACCAACCGTTTGACCCGGCCAAGGTGGACGAGCATTTTGTCGAGGTGATCGAGCGGCTGGAGCAGCGGCGGACGACACAACTCGCCGACCCGGCTCCTCGGCTGGGCCCGGACGCGAAGCGGATCGACGAGGTTGACGCGTTGTATGCGTTCCCGCAGAGTGTGGCGTCGATGTTGCCCCGCTTGAGACGATATCTCGAACTCGTCTTCGTGACCGGGGAGTGGTCGAACAAGCCATTGTTCCTGCGCGGGATTTACTTCACCTCGTCGATGCGCGACGGCGAGGCCTTGGATGCTCAGTTGGCTGATGTACTCGGCGTGCCGGTGGACTCGCTCCCCGAGGGCCGGGCGTGGGAACGGGATCGTTCGTACTTTCTGCGCGATGTGTTTACCGAGAAGGCGTTCCGCGAGCGGGGGCTCGTGACACGGGCCGATAGCGCCGAGAAGCTCAAGCGACGCCGACGTACGGTCGTGCTTGGCAGCGCGTGCGCGGTTGTGGTTGTGTTGCTGACGCTGACTTGGATCGGGGGGCTTGGATTCAGGAAGGTTCTTGGGGAACCCAAGCTATTTTGGACCGAGTTGGCCGGTGTAACCCGCGACGCGAGCGATCAGGAAGTCTCGGCGCTGGCCTCGGACCCGCCGCGTAGCACGAACTTTGTGTCCAGGGCGTCCGATCCGTTCTCGACCGCGAGGTTCGACAGCACGGTTGGGACCGCCGGTGCCGACCTGCTCCCGCGTATGCAGCGACCGCTAAAGGTGCCGGCGATGTTCAGTGTTGTCGCCGCGTTCTCGGCTGACTTGGAAGCTGAACGGTTCGGAGCCTTCCGGCGCGTCATCGATCGTACTTGGCTCATTCCAACCAT
It contains:
- a CDS encoding DotU family type IV/VI secretion system protein, with the protein product MCGLNRSVRKGAMFDASAVRAEVLGKLAEARAKCASDPALSRRFDRVELALIYFVDFMVKESSLPWAQEWKEIAHDRGKMAGDEEFFDLVEEALGETGADVAQELEVYYVCLGLGFSGLYMGQPEKVRAKMAELRVRLPDRSNLSVDEQLCPPAYQHTDSSDLIQPPGRLLVMIGLVLVGLIVVLFGANTYLYQSSASSLVDTFRDISGAGTAMEDGQ